A single window of Enterobacteriaceae bacterium ESL0689 DNA harbors:
- the mlaE gene encoding lipid asymmetry maintenance ABC transporter permease subunit MlaE — translation MLLNTLAAFGHQGMKTTAAFGRAGLMLFNALAGKPALRRHAPLLIQQLYNVGVLSMLIIIVSGLFIGMVLGLQGYMILTTYGAESSLGMLVALALLRELGPVVAALLFAGRAGSALTAEIGLMRATEQLSSMEMMAVDPLRRVISPRFWAGVISLPLLTIIFVAVGIWGGALIGVDWKGIDSGFFWAAMQNAVEWRLDLVNCLIKSLVFAITVTWIALFNGYDAIPTSAGISRATTRTVVHASLAVLALDFVLTALMFGN, via the coding sequence ATGTTGTTAAATACGCTGGCTGCATTCGGGCATCAGGGGATGAAAACGACGGCAGCATTTGGGCGCGCCGGATTGATGCTTTTCAACGCCCTGGCTGGCAAACCGGCATTGCGCAGGCATGCCCCCCTGCTGATACAACAGCTTTATAATGTTGGCGTGTTATCGATGCTGATTATCATCGTATCGGGCTTGTTTATCGGCATGGTGCTGGGGCTACAGGGGTATATGATATTAACTACCTATGGCGCAGAGAGCAGTCTGGGAATGCTGGTCGCGCTGGCTTTACTGCGTGAGTTAGGGCCGGTGGTCGCCGCATTATTGTTTGCCGGACGCGCAGGGTCGGCATTAACGGCTGAAATTGGCCTGATGCGGGCGACGGAACAGCTTTCCAGTATGGAGATGATGGCGGTCGATCCCTTACGTCGTGTTATCTCTCCCCGCTTTTGGGCCGGGGTTATCTCATTGCCATTATTGACGATTATTTTTGTCGCTGTCGGGATCTGGGGAGGCGCGCTGATTGGTGTTGACTGGAAGGGCATCGACAGTGGTTTTTTCTGGGCCGCGATGCAAAATGCGGTTGAATGGCGACTGGATCTGGTGAACTGTCTGATTAAGAGCCTGGTATTTGCCATCACAGTGACCTGGATTGCGTTATTTAATGGTTATGATGCGATCCCGACTTCAGCCGGAATTAGTCGGGCAACAACACGCACGGTGGTGCATGCGTCACTGGCGGTACTGGCGCTGGATTTTGTGTTAACTGCACTGATGTTTGGGAATTGA
- the ibaG gene encoding BolA family iron metabolism protein IbaG codes for MENNEIQTVLMNALPLQEVHVSGDGSHFQVIAVGDMFADMSRVKKQQAIYAPLMEYIADNRIHALSIKAFTPQEWARDRKLQGF; via the coding sequence ATGGAAAATAATGAAATTCAGACCGTATTAATGAATGCCCTGCCGCTTCAGGAAGTCCACGTCTCAGGCGATGGTAGTCATTTTCAGGTTATTGCAGTGGGTGATATGTTCGCCGACATGAGCCGGGTGAAGAAGCAGCAGGCGATCTATGCACCATTAATGGAATATATTGCTGATAACCGTATTCATGCCTTATCGATCAAAGCATTTACCCCGCAGGAATGGGCGCGGGATCGCAAATTACAGGGTTTTTAA
- the lptC gene encoding LPS export ABC transporter periplasmic protein LptC — MSKTRRWVIILLSLVALILVGLNLTETNAPFQLQIQSDAPTYTSEHTDTVVYNPEGALSYRLVADHVAYFSAQELSWFTHPIMTLYNVNKEPDWSVRADKAKLTKDRMLYLYGHVEVKALTIDSQLRKITTDNALINLVTFDVTSDDVVTLYGTTFNSSGLKMRGNLRSKTAELIEKVKTSYEIQNTQTQP; from the coding sequence ATGAGTAAAACCAGACGCTGGGTTATTATTTTATTATCGCTGGTGGCGCTGATTCTGGTTGGTCTGAATCTGACAGAGACGAATGCGCCCTTTCAACTTCAGATCCAGTCAGATGCTCCGACGTATACCAGCGAACACACCGATACCGTTGTTTATAATCCGGAAGGCGCTCTGAGTTATCGTCTGGTTGCGGATCATGTGGCTTATTTCTCTGCACAGGAACTGTCGTGGTTCACACATCCGATAATGACCTTGTATAACGTCAATAAAGAACCCGACTGGTCTGTCAGAGCAGATAAAGCCAAATTGACCAAAGATCGTATGCTGTATCTTTACGGGCATGTTGAGGTGAAAGCACTGACTATCGATTCTCAACTGCGCAAAATAACAACCGATAATGCCTTGATAAATCTGGTGACATTTGATGTGACCTCCGATGATGTCGTCACATTATATGGAACAACATTTAATTCCAGTGGCCTGAAAATGCGTGGAAATTTACGCAGCAAAACGGCCGAGCTGATTGAAAAAGTGAAAACTTCCTATGAAATTCAGAATACACAAACTCAGCCTTAA
- the murA gene encoding UDP-N-acetylglucosamine 1-carboxyvinyltransferase translates to MDKFRVQGPTRLQGEVTISGAKNAALPILFATLLADEPVEIQNVPKLKDIDTTMKLLSQLGAKVKRNGSVWIDASQVNVFCAPYDLVKTMRASIWALGPLVARFGQGQVSLPGGCAIGARPVDLHISGLEQLGAEIKLEEGYVKAFVNGRLKGAHIVMDKVSVGATVTIMSAATLAQGHTTIENAAREPEIIDTANFLNTLGAKITGQGTDRITIEGVERLGGGVYRVLPDRIETGTFLVAAAISGGKVLCRHAQPDTLDVVLAKLREAGADIATGQDWISLDMHGNRPQAVNVRTAPHPGFPTDMQAQFTLLNLVAEGTGVITETIFENRFMHIPELIRMGAHAEIESNTAICHGVPRLSGAQVMATDLRASASLVLAGCIAEGTTIVDRIYHIDRGYEHIEDKLRALGAQIERVAGE, encoded by the coding sequence ATGGATAAATTCCGTGTTCAGGGGCCAACTCGCCTTCAGGGTGAGGTGACTATTTCGGGTGCTAAAAATGCCGCTCTGCCTATCCTGTTTGCCACATTACTCGCAGATGAGCCTGTGGAAATCCAGAATGTCCCCAAACTTAAGGATATCGACACCACGATGAAGCTACTGAGCCAGCTGGGTGCCAAAGTGAAGCGCAATGGTTCAGTATGGATTGATGCCAGCCAGGTCAATGTATTCTGTGCACCCTACGATCTGGTAAAAACGATGCGTGCATCTATCTGGGCACTGGGCCCACTGGTCGCCCGCTTTGGTCAGGGGCAGGTGTCACTGCCTGGAGGGTGCGCGATTGGCGCTCGCCCGGTTGATCTGCATATCAGTGGCCTCGAACAACTTGGTGCAGAAATTAAGCTGGAAGAAGGGTATGTGAAAGCCTTTGTCAACGGACGTCTTAAAGGCGCACATATCGTTATGGATAAGGTTAGCGTGGGGGCAACGGTCACGATTATGAGTGCCGCGACCTTAGCGCAAGGCCATACCACGATTGAAAATGCCGCGCGGGAACCGGAAATTATCGATACGGCGAACTTTCTCAATACCCTGGGTGCGAAGATTACAGGTCAGGGGACAGATCGCATTACGATTGAAGGTGTCGAACGGTTGGGCGGTGGCGTTTATCGGGTTCTGCCAGATCGTATTGAAACCGGTACTTTTCTGGTGGCGGCGGCCATTTCGGGTGGCAAAGTGCTTTGTCGCCATGCGCAGCCCGATACGCTGGATGTCGTGCTGGCGAAGCTACGTGAAGCGGGAGCGGACATTGCCACCGGACAGGACTGGATTAGCCTCGATATGCATGGCAATCGTCCGCAGGCTGTCAATGTGCGTACTGCACCGCATCCGGGTTTTCCCACCGATATGCAAGCGCAATTTACTCTGCTCAATCTCGTCGCCGAAGGTACTGGCGTGATTACTGAAACGATTTTCGAAAACCGGTTTATGCATATACCGGAACTGATCCGCATGGGCGCACATGCAGAAATTGAAAGCAATACGGCAATTTGTCATGGCGTCCCCCGGCTTTCTGGCGCGCAAGTCATGGCGACCGATTTGCGGGCATCAGCAAGCCTGGTACTGGCGGGATGTATCGCTGAGGGAACGACGATAGTTGATCGTATTTATCATATTGATCGTGGTTATGAGCATATTGAGGATAAATTACGCGCCCTGGGTGCACAGATTGAACGTGTAGCGGGCGAATAA
- a CDS encoding DMT family transporter encodes MKQQASIGILLALITAMFWGALPIAMKQILDVMTPSTVVFYRFLMASIGLGTILVIKGKLPPLALFSKPRWFMLLAIATGGLFGNFLLFSSSLQYLSPTAAQVIGQLSPVGMMVASVLILKEKMRATQLVGALMLICGLVMFFNTSLIEIFTRLTDYTWGVIFGIGAAAVWVSYGVAQKVLLRRLASQQILFLLYTLCAIALFPLATVSQVWALNSWQWVCLIFCGLNTLVAYGALAEAMARWQAAQVSALITLTPLFTLLFSDLLSLAWPDIFARPMLNLLSYLGAFVVVAGAMYSAIGHRFFRRQRKAVVPCSAQANDLRRVK; translated from the coding sequence ATGAAACAGCAGGCCAGTATCGGTATTCTTCTCGCGCTTATCACCGCGATGTTCTGGGGAGCATTACCGATTGCCATGAAGCAGATACTTGACGTGATGACACCATCAACAGTGGTGTTTTATCGTTTTTTGATGGCCAGTATTGGGCTGGGTACTATTCTGGTTATCAAAGGTAAACTACCGCCGCTGGCGCTGTTTAGTAAACCGCGCTGGTTTATGTTGCTGGCTATTGCCACGGGCGGGTTATTTGGTAATTTCCTCCTGTTTAGCTCCTCCCTGCAATATCTCAGTCCCACAGCTGCTCAGGTGATCGGCCAGTTGTCTCCGGTCGGTATGATGGTCGCCAGTGTCCTTATTCTCAAAGAGAAAATGCGCGCGACACAACTTGTGGGAGCACTGATGTTAATTTGTGGGCTGGTGATGTTTTTTAACACCAGTCTGATTGAAATTTTTACTCGTCTGACGGATTACACATGGGGTGTTATCTTCGGTATAGGTGCGGCCGCAGTATGGGTGAGCTATGGTGTTGCACAGAAGGTTTTATTACGCCGCCTGGCATCGCAACAAATCCTCTTTTTGCTCTACACTTTATGTGCGATAGCGTTATTTCCACTGGCAACAGTGTCGCAGGTATGGGCGTTAAATAGCTGGCAATGGGTATGTTTAATTTTCTGTGGATTAAATACCCTGGTGGCCTATGGCGCACTCGCTGAAGCGATGGCTCGCTGGCAGGCTGCACAGGTGAGTGCCTTAATCACCTTAACGCCGTTGTTCACGCTGCTTTTTTCAGATTTATTATCACTGGCCTGGCCTGACATTTTCGCCAGACCAATGCTAAACCTGTTAAGTTATCTCGGTGCGTTTGTCGTGGTTGCGGGTGCGATGTATTCTGCCATTGGTCATCGTTTTTTCAGGCGCCAGCGTAAAGCCGTTGTGCCATGTTCCGCTCAGGCGAATGATTTACGGAGAGTAAAATGA
- the ispB gene encoding octaprenyl diphosphate synthase, translated as MNLEQINELTAQDMADVNALILEQLNSDVQLINQLGYYIISGGGKRIRPLIAVLAARAVGYSGKAHTTLAALIEFIHTATLLHDDVVDESDMRRGKATANAAFGNAASVLVGDFIYTRSFQMMTHLGSLPVLEVMSEAVNVIAEGEVLQLMNVHDPDITEENYMRVIYSKTARLFEAASQCAGILAGCTAEQEKALQDYGRYLGTAFQLIDDLLDYSSDGSRLGKNTGDDLSEGKPTLPLLHAMHHGTAEQAAMIRSAIEQGNGRHLLKEVLQMMEDCGSLTWTRQRAEEEADKAIASLRVLADSPWREALIELAHIAVQRDH; from the coding sequence ATGAATTTAGAACAAATCAATGAATTGACTGCGCAGGATATGGCGGATGTTAATGCACTAATCCTTGAACAGCTTAACTCAGATGTCCAGCTTATCAATCAGTTAGGATATTATATCATCAGTGGGGGAGGTAAGCGTATTCGCCCATTGATTGCTGTGCTTGCTGCCCGGGCTGTCGGCTACAGTGGGAAGGCTCACACTACCCTTGCCGCACTGATTGAATTTATCCATACCGCGACGTTGCTGCATGACGATGTTGTCGATGAATCCGATATGCGTCGCGGAAAAGCCACCGCGAATGCCGCGTTTGGCAACGCGGCCAGCGTGCTGGTTGGCGACTTTATCTATACCCGCTCATTCCAGATGATGACCCATCTCGGATCATTACCGGTACTGGAGGTGATGTCAGAAGCGGTTAATGTCATTGCGGAAGGTGAAGTGCTGCAGTTAATGAATGTCCATGATCCGGATATTACAGAAGAGAACTATATGCGGGTTATTTACAGCAAAACTGCCCGCTTGTTTGAAGCCGCATCACAATGTGCTGGTATTCTGGCCGGTTGTACCGCCGAACAAGAAAAAGCATTGCAGGATTACGGCCGCTACTTAGGAACCGCATTTCAGCTTATTGACGACTTACTGGATTACAGTTCAGACGGTAGCCGCCTCGGTAAAAATACCGGTGATGATCTGAGCGAAGGTAAGCCCACACTACCATTACTCCATGCGATGCATCACGGTACAGCGGAACAGGCCGCGATGATCCGCAGTGCCATTGAGCAGGGTAATGGCCGCCATTTGCTGAAGGAAGTTTTACAGATGATGGAAGATTGTGGCTCGCTGACGTGGACACGTCAACGCGCAGAAGAAGAAGCCGATAAAGCCATCGCTTCCCTGCGGGTGTTAGCGGACTCCCCCTGGCGTGAAGCACTGATTGAACTCGCCCATATCGCAGTACAGCGCGATCATTAA
- the mlaC gene encoding phospholipid-binding protein MlaC, protein MFKQLLMIAMLVIAPLATVSAEEQSNPYTLMDNAAQKTFDRLKNEQPKIHANPDYLRDIVDQELLPYVHVKYAGALVLGRYYKEATPAQRDAYFSAFHAYLTQAYGQALAMYHGQTYQIAPEKPLGEATIIPIRVTIIDPNGRPPVRLDFQWRKNSQNGTWQAYDMIAEGVSMITTKQNEWSDLLRTKGIDGLTAQLKEIAKQPITLEQNK, encoded by the coding sequence ATGTTTAAACAGTTACTGATGATCGCCATGCTGGTCATTGCGCCGTTAGCGACGGTGAGTGCAGAAGAACAATCGAATCCCTATACGCTGATGGATAATGCGGCGCAGAAAACGTTTGATCGTCTGAAAAACGAACAGCCTAAAATTCATGCTAACCCCGATTATTTGCGTGACATAGTTGATCAGGAACTACTGCCCTATGTACATGTAAAATACGCCGGTGCCCTGGTACTGGGGCGTTATTACAAAGAGGCCACCCCGGCACAGCGGGATGCTTACTTCAGTGCTTTTCATGCGTATCTGACGCAGGCCTATGGGCAGGCATTAGCCATGTATCATGGACAAACGTATCAGATTGCCCCGGAAAAACCGCTGGGAGAGGCGACGATTATCCCTATTCGTGTGACGATTATCGATCCCAATGGGCGTCCACCGGTACGTCTGGACTTTCAGTGGCGTAAAAATAGCCAGAACGGAACCTGGCAGGCTTACGATATGATTGCTGAAGGTGTGAGTATGATAACCACCAAGCAGAATGAATGGAGCGACCTGCTACGTACTAAAGGTATTGATGGGCTGACTGCGCAACTAAAAGAGATTGCTAAACAGCCCATTACACTGGAACAGAACAAATAA
- a CDS encoding calcium/sodium antiporter has protein sequence MLLATALLIIGLLLVAYSADRLVYASAILCRMIGIPSLIIGMTVVSIGTSLPAIIISAAASLHGQIDLAIGTAMGSNITNILLILGCAALLHPLTVHSDILRRELLFMLLASLLAGFVLYDEQLSLTDGLCLLAIAILWLLSAIKLAGQTKYQTSDRLTEEQIAELPREGSLSVALLWLGAALIIMPVATKMVVDNVTVLANYFMISELTVGLTIVAIGTSLPELATTIAGARKGEYDIAIGNIIGANIINIALVLGLPALISPGTFAPEAFIRDYTVMLLVSVIFILLCWRRKQPPGRLAGALLIGGFVIWLAMLYWAAPLIR, from the coding sequence ATGCTTTTAGCGACAGCTCTGTTAATAATTGGCTTATTGCTGGTAGCCTACAGTGCTGACCGCCTGGTTTACGCCTCGGCAATACTTTGTCGTATGATCGGCATTCCCTCTTTAATTATTGGTATGACCGTCGTCAGTATCGGTACCAGTCTGCCCGCCATTATCATCTCTGCGGCCGCCTCTTTACATGGGCAGATCGATCTTGCGATCGGCACCGCGATGGGATCAAATATTACCAATATTTTATTGATTCTCGGTTGTGCAGCCTTACTTCACCCGCTTACCGTACATTCTGATATTCTGCGTCGCGAATTATTATTCATGTTACTGGCCAGTTTGCTGGCCGGTTTTGTCCTGTATGATGAGCAATTGTCGCTCACAGATGGCTTGTGTTTACTGGCCATCGCCATCCTGTGGCTGCTGTCTGCGATAAAACTCGCCGGTCAGACAAAATATCAGACGAGCGATCGCCTGACTGAGGAACAGATAGCAGAACTTCCCCGGGAGGGGTCGCTTTCTGTCGCACTACTCTGGCTGGGGGCCGCCCTGATAATCATGCCAGTCGCGACAAAAATGGTGGTAGATAATGTGACCGTACTGGCAAACTATTTTATGATCAGTGAACTGACCGTTGGCCTGACGATAGTGGCAATTGGCACCAGCTTACCAGAACTGGCGACGACAATAGCAGGGGCGCGAAAAGGGGAATATGATATCGCTATCGGTAACATTATTGGGGCGAATATTATTAATATTGCTCTGGTTCTCGGTTTACCGGCATTAATTTCTCCTGGTACATTCGCACCCGAAGCATTTATCCGTGATTACACGGTTATGCTATTGGTCAGCGTGATATTCATCCTGCTATGCTGGCGTCGCAAACAACCACCAGGCCGTCTCGCTGGCGCATTACTGATTGGCGGTTTTGTGATTTGGCTAGCAATGTTGTACTGGGCAGCACCGCTCATTCGTTGA
- the rplU gene encoding 50S ribosomal protein L21, which yields MYAVFQSGGKQHRVSEGQTIRLEKLDIATGESVEFAEVLMIANGEEIKIGAPFVEGGVIKAEVVAHGRGEKIKIVKFRRRKHYRKQQGHRQWFTDVKITGISA from the coding sequence ATGTACGCGGTTTTCCAAAGTGGTGGTAAACAACACCGAGTAAGCGAAGGTCAGACCATTCGCCTGGAAAAGCTGGACATCGCAACTGGCGAATCTGTTGAGTTTGCTGAAGTTCTGATGATCGCAAATGGTGAAGAAATTAAAATCGGCGCACCTTTTGTTGAAGGCGGCGTGATCAAGGCTGAAGTTGTTGCTCACGGTCGCGGCGAAAAGATTAAAATTGTTAAGTTTCGTCGTCGTAAACACTATCGTAAGCAGCAGGGTCATCGTCAGTGGTTCACTGATGTGAAGATTACTGGTATTAGCGCCTGA
- the sfsB gene encoding DNA-binding transcriptional regulator SfsB — translation MDELIDWHPADIIAGLHKKGTSLAAESRRNGLSSSTLANALTRPWPKGELIIANALETTPWTIWPSRYYDPVTRQFIDRTQKIRPKKK, via the coding sequence ATGGATGAGCTTATCGACTGGCATCCAGCGGATATCATTGCCGGATTGCATAAAAAAGGAACATCACTTGCCGCAGAATCACGCCGAAACGGCTTAAGTTCTTCAACTCTGGCCAATGCATTAACCAGACCGTGGCCAAAAGGCGAATTAATCATTGCTAACGCACTGGAAACGACCCCGTGGACTATCTGGCCATCACGTTACTATGATCCTGTTACCCGCCAGTTTATTGACAGAACACAGAAAATTCGCCCCAAAAAAAAGTGA
- the mlaF gene encoding phospholipid ABC transporter ATP-binding protein MlaF, translating into MSQTLMNLVEVSNMTFSRAERVIFDDISLAVPRGKITAIMGPSGIGKTTLLRLIGGQITPDKGEILFDGENVPQMSRSRLYTVRKRMSMLFQSGALFTDMDVFSNVAYPLREHTRLPDALLQTTVMMKLEAVGLRGAARLMPAELSGGMARRAALARAIALEPDLIMFDEPFVGQDPITMGVLVKLISELNNTLGVTCIVVSHDVPEVLSIADNAYIIADKKVVAHGSAQSLRENSDPRVRQFINGIADGPVPFRYPADDYYHDLLGIGS; encoded by the coding sequence ATGAGTCAAACTTTGATGAATTTAGTCGAAGTCAGCAATATGACCTTTTCGCGCGCTGAACGAGTGATCTTCGACGATATTTCGCTCGCTGTGCCACGCGGTAAAATCACGGCAATCATGGGACCATCGGGGATTGGAAAAACCACATTATTGCGTCTGATAGGTGGACAAATTACCCCCGATAAAGGCGAGATCCTGTTTGATGGTGAAAACGTGCCACAGATGTCACGCTCGCGTTTATATACTGTGCGTAAACGGATGAGCATGTTATTTCAGTCGGGGGCGCTATTTACCGATATGGACGTTTTCAGCAATGTCGCTTATCCACTGCGTGAACATACCCGATTGCCTGATGCATTACTACAGACAACGGTGATGATGAAGCTCGAAGCTGTCGGTCTGCGGGGTGCCGCCAGATTAATGCCTGCCGAACTCTCTGGCGGTATGGCACGCCGTGCAGCACTGGCACGGGCGATTGCGCTGGAACCTGATCTGATTATGTTCGATGAGCCTTTTGTCGGCCAGGACCCGATCACTATGGGGGTGTTAGTCAAACTGATTTCAGAGCTGAATAACACACTGGGTGTCACCTGTATCGTGGTATCACATGATGTACCCGAAGTACTGAGTATCGCCGATAATGCCTATATTATCGCCGACAAAAAAGTGGTCGCTCACGGCAGTGCCCAGTCATTGCGCGAAAACAGTGATCCCCGGGTTCGCCAGTTCATTAATGGTATTGCCGACGGCCCGGTGCCGTTTCGCTATCCGGCGGATGACTATTATCATGATTTATTAGGCATAGGGAGTTAG
- the rpmA gene encoding 50S ribosomal protein L27 has translation MAHKKAGGSTRNGRDSQAKRLGVKRFGGEAVLAGTIIVRQRGTKFHPGTNVGCGRDHTLFAKADGKVKFEVKGEKNRKYISIITE, from the coding sequence ATGGCACATAAAAAGGCTGGTGGCTCAACTCGTAACGGTCGCGACTCGCAAGCGAAACGTCTTGGTGTTAAGCGGTTTGGTGGTGAAGCTGTTTTAGCGGGCACCATTATTGTTCGTCAGCGTGGTACTAAATTCCACCCGGGAACGAATGTCGGTTGTGGTCGTGATCATACCTTGTTTGCTAAAGCAGACGGTAAAGTAAAATTCGAAGTAAAAGGCGAGAAAAATCGTAAATATATCAGTATTATTACTGAATAA
- the mlaB gene encoding lipid asymmetry maintenance protein MlaB: MVGQLNWVHDQGRLILQGELDQNLLVPLWEAREQATDGVSVIDLSGLTRIDTAGLALLVHFIVLIRRQGREVKFTGKSEKMQTLIDLYHLPADLIP; encoded by the coding sequence ATGGTCGGACAACTGAACTGGGTTCACGATCAAGGACGCCTTATCTTACAGGGAGAGCTGGATCAGAACCTGTTAGTTCCCTTGTGGGAAGCCAGAGAGCAGGCAACGGATGGCGTATCGGTCATTGACCTGAGCGGATTAACGCGCATAGACACGGCCGGACTGGCATTGCTGGTACATTTCATCGTCTTAATTCGTCGTCAGGGTAGAGAGGTGAAATTTACCGGTAAGAGTGAAAAAATGCAGACACTGATTGATCTCTACCATCTTCCTGCTGATTTGATTCCTTAA
- the kdsD gene encoding arabinose-5-phosphate isomerase KdsD, producing MSNKELSPRFDFQQAGREVLKIERESLAQLDQYIDDNFTRACDRIYHCHGKTVIMGMGKSGHIGRKMAATFASTGTPSFFVHPGEASHGDLGMVTPKDIVIALSNSGESNEILALIPVLKRQHIPLICITGRTESSMARAADIHLCVKVPKEACPLGLAPTSSTTAALVMGDALAVALLEARGFTAEDFALSHPGGALGRKLLLRVNDIMHTGDEIPHVDTQATLRDALLEITRKNLGMTAICDDDMNIIGIFTDGDLRRVFDTNIDMRHARIADVMTPGGVRIQPTLLAVDALNLMQSRHITCVLVAEGDRLSGVVHMHDLLRAGVV from the coding sequence ATGTCAAACAAAGAGTTATCACCGCGCTTTGATTTTCAGCAGGCAGGGCGAGAAGTGCTGAAAATTGAACGTGAAAGTCTGGCGCAACTCGATCAATATATTGATGATAACTTCACCCGTGCCTGCGATCGAATCTACCACTGTCATGGCAAAACGGTCATCATGGGGATGGGAAAATCGGGTCATATTGGGCGAAAAATGGCGGCGACTTTTGCCAGCACAGGAACGCCTTCATTTTTCGTTCATCCCGGCGAAGCTTCCCACGGTGACTTAGGCATGGTCACGCCGAAAGATATTGTTATCGCACTATCCAATTCCGGCGAATCGAACGAGATTCTGGCGTTGATTCCGGTATTAAAGCGCCAGCATATTCCGCTCATCTGTATTACCGGACGTACTGAAAGCAGTATGGCACGTGCGGCAGATATTCACCTGTGCGTAAAAGTCCCCAAAGAAGCGTGCCCGTTAGGATTAGCACCGACTTCCAGTACGACGGCTGCGCTGGTCATGGGGGACGCACTGGCGGTTGCGTTACTGGAAGCACGCGGCTTCACCGCTGAAGATTTCGCCCTGTCTCACCCCGGCGGCGCACTGGGGCGAAAGTTACTGCTGCGGGTCAATGATATTATGCATACCGGTGATGAAATCCCTCATGTCGATACCCAGGCGACTCTGCGTGATGCGCTGCTGGAGATCACCCGTAAAAATTTAGGTATGACGGCCATCTGCGATGATGATATGAATATTATCGGGATTTTTACTGATGGCGACTTACGTCGTGTTTTCGACACCAACATTGATATGCGTCATGCCCGTATAGCCGATGTCATGACGCCGGGAGGCGTTCGCATACAACCCACTCTGCTCGCCGTTGATGCGCTGAATCTGATGCAATCCCGCCACATCACCTGTGTGTTAGTCGCCGAGGGTGACCGTCTGTCAGGTGTGGTACATATGCATGATCTCCTGCGCGCAGGTGTAGTATAA
- the kdsC gene encoding 3-deoxy-manno-octulosonate-8-phosphatase KdsC, with product MNNAGAPWVTCYGPVSADVFARALKIRLLILDVDGVLSDGLIYMGNQGEELKAFHVRDGYGLRCALTSGIEVAIITGRSGRLIEDRCQTLGIRHLYQGQSDKRQAFHDLLKTLALSPQEAAYIGDDLIDWPVMAETGLSVAVADAHPLLLPRADYVTHINGGRGAVREVCDLLLLAQGKLDEATGLSI from the coding sequence ATGAATAATGCTGGTGCCCCCTGGGTGACCTGTTATGGGCCCGTCAGTGCTGATGTCTTCGCGCGCGCCCTGAAGATCCGTCTATTGATTCTCGATGTTGACGGCGTCCTGTCCGATGGCCTCATCTATATGGGGAATCAAGGAGAAGAACTGAAAGCATTTCATGTCCGTGATGGTTACGGACTCCGTTGCGCACTGACATCCGGTATTGAAGTGGCCATTATTACCGGCAGAAGCGGCAGACTGATTGAAGACCGCTGCCAGACGCTGGGCATTCGTCATCTGTATCAGGGGCAGTCTGATAAACGCCAGGCTTTTCACGACTTATTAAAGACCCTTGCGCTTTCTCCGCAAGAAGCGGCGTATATTGGTGATGATCTGATCGACTGGCCCGTCATGGCAGAAACCGGACTGAGCGTTGCCGTCGCAGACGCACACCCGCTACTGTTACCACGCGCCGATTATGTCACCCATATTAATGGGGGTCGTGGAGCGGTACGCGAAGTGTGTGATTTGTTATTATTAGCACAGGGCAAACTGGATGAGGCCACAGGGCTATCAATATGA